One region of Streptococcus parasanguinis genomic DNA includes:
- a CDS encoding 5'-nucleotidase, lipoprotein e(P4) family has translation MKTTKTTFTIVSALASVILLTSCGSNTTKTQETKASSTKNQVTMTYDQQRSQENTMSVLWYQKAAETKALYLQGYNVATDRLKEILQTPSDKPYSIVLDLDETVLDNSPYQVQNVKDGTAFNPKDWDVWVKKAAAKAVPGAKDFLQYADQNGVQIYYISDRTTSQVDDTIKNLEKEGIPVQGRDHLMFLEDGVKSKEGRRQAVQEKTNLVLLFGDNLVDFADFSKTSEADRDKKLDELQKEFGEKFIIFPNPMYGSWESAVYQGKKLDAKGQTEERLKALQGFDK, from the coding sequence ATGAAAACAACAAAAACCACCTTTACCATCGTTTCTGCTCTTGCTTCTGTCATTTTACTGACGAGTTGTGGAAGCAACACCACTAAAACGCAAGAGACAAAAGCAAGTAGCACTAAAAATCAGGTGACGATGACCTATGATCAGCAGCGCTCACAAGAAAATACCATGTCTGTTCTCTGGTACCAAAAGGCAGCAGAAACCAAGGCTTTGTATTTACAAGGCTACAATGTCGCTACTGACCGTTTGAAAGAGATCCTCCAAACTCCTTCTGATAAGCCTTATTCCATCGTCTTGGATTTGGACGAAACTGTTTTAGACAACAGCCCTTACCAAGTTCAAAACGTCAAAGATGGTACGGCCTTCAATCCTAAAGATTGGGATGTTTGGGTGAAAAAAGCAGCCGCAAAAGCGGTGCCAGGTGCCAAAGATTTTCTTCAATATGCGGATCAAAACGGGGTTCAAATCTACTACATTTCTGACCGTACAACCTCTCAAGTAGATGATACCATCAAGAACCTTGAAAAAGAAGGCATTCCTGTTCAAGGACGTGACCACCTCATGTTCTTAGAAGATGGCGTCAAATCAAAAGAAGGCCGTCGCCAAGCTGTACAAGAAAAGACCAATCTTGTCTTGCTCTTCGGGGACAACCTGGTTGACTTTGCAGATTTTTCCAAGACCTCTGAAGCTGATCGCGACAAGAAATTGGACGAATTGCAAAAAGAATTTGGTGAAAAATTCATCATCTTCCCAAATCCAATGTATGGATCATGGGAATCTGCTGTTTACCAAGGTAAAAAACTAGATGCCAAGGGACAAACAGAAGAACGCCTCAAAGCCTTGCAAGGTTTTGACAAATAA
- a CDS encoding uroporphyrinogen decarboxylase family protein, with product MSKKELVLRAIRGETVERIPVGFWLHYVTQEEKELGLDNPAVVEKSIKGHQHYVEEISPDFVKIMSDGFFRYPSALYSREIQSIRELKDIQPIGEHHPWIEKQIEVVKEICSHFHEEIASFYNIFSPISYLKRWFRTDQSRGDQVIADFIKEDPETLAHVLDVIAGDIATLSRRLIQEAGIEGIYFSTQQIQDERVTDEEYRKFIEPSSIAVLEAANEAGGINILHICGFEGASNEVELFKDYPAQVINWATHHEGLSLAAGRKLFGDRAVLGGFVNGKKGLLYQGEREAIEQETRRLVAEAGSRGLILGADCTVPDDFQLERLDWVRQAAVL from the coding sequence ATGAGTAAAAAAGAATTGGTTCTTCGTGCCATTCGAGGCGAAACAGTAGAGCGAATCCCTGTAGGATTTTGGCTCCATTATGTGACCCAAGAAGAAAAAGAATTGGGTCTAGACAATCCGGCTGTAGTAGAAAAAAGTATTAAGGGCCACCAACACTATGTAGAAGAAATTTCACCTGATTTTGTCAAGATCATGAGTGATGGCTTCTTCCGCTATCCGAGTGCTCTTTATTCGAGAGAGATCCAATCGATCCGAGAATTGAAGGATATTCAACCGATTGGAGAGCATCATCCATGGATTGAAAAACAAATCGAGGTGGTCAAGGAAATTTGTTCTCATTTCCATGAAGAGATTGCTTCTTTCTACAATATCTTCTCGCCCATTTCTTATTTGAAACGCTGGTTCCGTACGGACCAATCTCGTGGAGACCAAGTGATTGCAGACTTTATCAAGGAAGATCCAGAAACTTTAGCTCATGTCCTTGACGTGATTGCAGGAGACATCGCTACTTTAAGTCGTCGCTTGATCCAAGAAGCAGGTATTGAAGGTATTTACTTTTCAACCCAGCAGATCCAAGATGAGCGTGTGACAGATGAAGAATACCGCAAGTTCATTGAGCCTAGCAGCATCGCTGTCCTAGAAGCAGCCAATGAAGCTGGAGGCATCAATATCCTTCATATTTGTGGTTTTGAAGGGGCCAGCAATGAAGTGGAGCTCTTCAAGGATTATCCAGCTCAAGTCATTAACTGGGCGACCCATCATGAAGGTCTGAGCCTAGCCGCAGGTCGTAAACTTTTCGGCGATCGTGCCGTTTTGGGTGGCTTTGTCAACGGCAAAAAAGGCTTGCTCTATCAAGGGGAACGAGAAGCTATTGAGCAAGAAACGCGTCGCTTGGTGGCTGAAGCCGGAAGTCGTGGTTTGATCCTTGGAGCAGACTGTACCGTACCAGATGATTTCCAATTGGAACGCTTAGATTGGGTGCGTCAAGCAGCTGTATTGTAA
- a CDS encoding uroporphyrinogen decarboxylase family protein, whose amino-acid sequence MSSKRELVLKAFKGEAVDRVPVGFWHHFTTEEEWLKGFSNPEIIEKNLNGHKNFLHKVKPDFVKLMSDGYFAYPNPAIHKGLENISDLAGIEPLGADHPWITEQVELVKKIRAGFEEDIVAIYNIFAPVTYFKWLVGEVSGGDDLIANFIDQDAATLKKVLDTIGQDIASLSQRIIKEAGADGIYLSVQSIQDARVTQEVYKNIIAPSELHVLEAANEAGGVNILHICGYEGARNDIHLFTDYPAQVINWAVGPEGISLAEGREIFGGRTVLGGFENGKNGLLYTGDKVAIQAETKRIIAETGTTGLVIGADCTIPSDIDEERIEWVREAAAE is encoded by the coding sequence ATGTCATCAAAAAGAGAATTAGTGTTAAAAGCTTTCAAAGGAGAAGCAGTTGACCGTGTGCCAGTTGGATTTTGGCATCATTTTACAACAGAAGAAGAATGGTTGAAAGGATTTTCTAATCCGGAAATTATTGAAAAAAACCTCAATGGCCATAAAAACTTCCTTCACAAGGTCAAACCAGACTTTGTCAAACTCATGAGTGATGGTTACTTTGCTTATCCAAACCCAGCCATTCACAAAGGCCTTGAAAATATCTCTGACTTAGCAGGGATTGAACCACTCGGAGCAGATCATCCATGGATCACAGAGCAAGTAGAGCTGGTTAAAAAAATCCGTGCCGGTTTTGAAGAAGACATTGTGGCTATCTACAATATCTTTGCTCCGGTGACCTACTTCAAATGGTTGGTCGGAGAAGTTTCAGGAGGAGATGACTTGATCGCAAACTTCATCGATCAAGATGCAGCAACTCTTAAAAAAGTATTGGATACAATTGGCCAAGACATTGCAAGTTTGAGCCAACGAATTATTAAAGAAGCAGGAGCAGACGGGATCTACCTCAGTGTTCAAAGTATCCAAGATGCGCGAGTTACACAAGAAGTTTATAAAAACATTATTGCACCGAGTGAACTCCATGTCTTAGAGGCAGCCAATGAAGCCGGTGGCGTAAATATTCTTCATATCTGTGGCTACGAAGGAGCCCGCAATGATATCCATCTCTTCACAGACTACCCAGCCCAAGTCATTAACTGGGCAGTCGGACCAGAAGGCATCAGCCTAGCAGAAGGACGCGAAATCTTCGGTGGACGCACGGTTCTTGGTGGTTTTGAAAATGGCAAAAATGGTCTTCTCTACACAGGAGACAAGGTTGCGATCCAAGCAGAAACCAAACGCATCATCGCAGAAACAGGAACCACAGGCTTGGTCATTGGTGCCGATTGTACGATTCCAAGTGACATTGATGAAGAACGAATCGAATGGGTTCGTGAAGCTGCAGCAGAATAA
- a CDS encoding transporter substrate-binding domain-containing protein yields MSKKTWIIGGVAVLAIAGATILGRSLNHANDSKGSTGSNKVTTLKVAHTQNYVPYDFVDEKGESDGYEVAVLKAIDEKLPDYKFEYTGTSDDDLLIGLESGKYDIGTKGAWYTEERAKKFIIPKEPIGASIIGFTVRKEDANKYKNIDDFAKEKGKLVPISPQNAQWNVIKEYNEKHKDQQIELTAAESFKVADAYAWVLEGRYDAFFDIKLSFEKAVTDKDGSYHQYADKLSWFAYKGIPTYPLIHKDKKNEKFAEAYSKAIKELEKDGTLAKLSKKYFGEDVFSYVDKEK; encoded by the coding sequence ATGAGTAAAAAAACATGGATTATCGGTGGGGTGGCAGTTCTTGCCATTGCAGGTGCAACCATTCTTGGACGGAGCTTGAACCATGCAAACGACAGCAAAGGCTCAACAGGATCTAACAAGGTAACAACCTTGAAAGTAGCCCACACTCAAAACTATGTACCGTATGATTTCGTTGATGAAAAAGGAGAATCAGATGGCTATGAAGTAGCCGTTCTCAAAGCCATTGACGAAAAACTACCAGACTACAAGTTTGAGTACACTGGAACAAGTGATGACGATCTCTTGATCGGTCTAGAATCTGGTAAATACGATATCGGAACCAAAGGAGCTTGGTATACCGAAGAACGTGCCAAGAAATTTATCATTCCAAAAGAACCAATCGGTGCAAGTATCATCGGATTTACCGTCCGGAAAGAAGATGCGAATAAATACAAGAACATCGATGACTTCGCTAAAGAAAAAGGAAAATTGGTTCCAATTTCACCACAAAATGCACAATGGAATGTTATTAAAGAATACAATGAAAAGCATAAGGACCAACAAATCGAATTAACAGCTGCGGAATCTTTCAAAGTCGCAGATGCTTATGCTTGGGTTCTTGAAGGACGTTACGATGCCTTCTTTGACATCAAACTTTCCTTTGAAAAAGCTGTCACAGATAAAGATGGTTCTTACCACCAATATGCGGACAAACTTAGCTGGTTTGCCTACAAAGGAATTCCAACTTACCCATTGATCCATAAGGATAAGAAAAACGAAAAATTTGCGGAAGCATACAGCAAGGCTATCAAAGAATTGGAAAAAGATGGGACACTTGCTAAATTGTCGAAAAAATATTTCGGTGAAGATGTCTTCAGTTATGTAGATAAAGAGAAATAA
- a CDS encoding amino acid ABC transporter permease: MVSYDISKVWSFLPTLVQALPATLALMVLTTVLGSAFGLVLTWAQVSEDKVGAGLAKGYVFTLRCTPPIVLLFLVFYGLPQFLNWWLGIDIDHWSKFVFVLVAMFLLFAAMISEVFKAAYLAIPKGQMEAGLSIGLTPAQTIWRIVLPQAFRVALPNMTTAILNLMRDAALAYTIGFIDIMGAGNNLISRNLGNYSLETYTAVAVIYWGIALVISFSAQLLEKRLSVTER; the protein is encoded by the coding sequence ATGGTCTCATACGACATTTCCAAGGTTTGGTCATTTCTTCCAACCTTGGTCCAAGCTCTACCAGCGACCCTAGCTTTGATGGTTTTAACGACGGTTCTCGGTTCTGCATTTGGCTTGGTTTTGACCTGGGCACAAGTATCAGAAGATAAGGTAGGAGCAGGTCTGGCAAAAGGTTATGTCTTTACCTTGCGTTGTACCCCTCCGATTGTCTTGCTCTTTTTGGTCTTTTATGGACTGCCCCAATTTTTGAACTGGTGGTTGGGCATTGACATTGACCACTGGTCCAAGTTTGTCTTTGTCCTTGTTGCCATGTTTCTTCTCTTTGCTGCGATGATCTCTGAGGTCTTCAAGGCAGCCTATTTGGCCATTCCAAAAGGTCAGATGGAAGCGGGCTTGAGTATTGGCTTGACGCCGGCTCAAACCATTTGGCGGATTGTCCTTCCTCAAGCCTTTCGCGTGGCTCTTCCAAATATGACAACTGCCATCTTGAACCTCATGCGCGATGCCGCTTTGGCTTATACCATTGGCTTTATCGATATCATGGGAGCAGGCAACAACTTGATCAGCCGCAATCTTGGGAATTATTCCCTCGAAACATATACAGCTGTCGCAGTGATCTACTGGGGAATTGCCCTTGTGATCTCCTTCTCCGCTCAACTCCTTGAGAAACGACTCAGTGTAACAGAAAGGTAG
- a CDS encoding amino acid ABC transporter permease, giving the protein MDFNFISKAFLATLGGVPVTLLIMVVSILLSFFPALFLALGQIYKVKGVRSFSVIYLAFIRATPPILLILFFYSLFPSLLNSFFKSIGSHFNVFEINPIYYAFIIFSLMTTGSLAEILRSAILTVDKGQLEAAQAIGLTNRQAYIRIVFPQALRSALPNLCNLVINLVKGTSLVFVMTIKDITAIAKVEASYGYQYFESYLVIFILYIVICGVIQWGFNRLEKRLTLA; this is encoded by the coding sequence ATGGATTTCAATTTTATTAGTAAAGCATTTCTAGCCACCTTGGGTGGTGTTCCAGTGACCCTTCTGATCATGGTCGTATCAATTCTTTTGAGTTTCTTTCCAGCCCTCTTTTTGGCACTCGGTCAGATTTATAAGGTCAAAGGTGTTCGCAGTTTCTCAGTGATTTACTTAGCTTTTATCCGCGCGACACCTCCGATTCTCTTGATTCTCTTCTTTTATAGTCTCTTTCCCAGTCTCTTAAATAGCTTTTTTAAGAGTATTGGTAGTCACTTTAATGTCTTTGAGATCAATCCCATTTACTATGCCTTTATCATCTTTAGCTTGATGACAACGGGGAGTCTTGCTGAAATTCTACGGTCAGCCATTCTGACGGTGGATAAGGGCCAGCTAGAAGCAGCGCAAGCCATTGGTTTGACTAATCGCCAAGCCTACATCCGCATTGTTTTTCCACAAGCCTTGCGTTCAGCCCTTCCCAATTTGTGTAACTTGGTTATCAACTTGGTCAAAGGAACCTCCCTTGTCTTTGTCATGACCATCAAGGATATCACCGCCATTGCCAAGGTCGAAGCCTCTTATGGCTATCAATATTTTGAATCCTATCTAGTGATTTTTATTCTTTATATTGTCATTTGTGGGGTGATTCAATGGGGATTCAATCGCTTAGAAAAACGCCTGACACTCGCATAG
- a CDS encoding amino acid ABC transporter ATP-binding protein, with amino-acid sequence MLEVEHVSKKFKDHQVLVDVNLKVNQGDVVVILGPSGSGKTTFLRCLNHLEKADTGHLTLGGKEYDLSKLSKKEILEIRQKTAFVFQHYNLFANKTALENILEGLVVARKIPKEEAIQRAESALEKVGLLAYKDYYPSQLSGGQQQRIGIARAIAVKPDVILLDEPTSALDPELVGDVLDVMKQLAQEGVTMVVVTHEMGFARDVANHVIFMDGGHIIEENEPHEFFNSPKEERTKQFLSRILSDATYSVEYMI; translated from the coding sequence ATGTTAGAAGTAGAACACGTATCGAAAAAATTTAAGGACCACCAGGTCCTGGTAGATGTCAATCTCAAGGTCAACCAAGGGGATGTCGTCGTTATTTTGGGTCCATCTGGATCAGGAAAAACAACCTTCCTTCGCTGCCTTAACCACTTGGAAAAGGCAGATACAGGGCACCTCACCCTAGGTGGAAAAGAGTACGACCTCTCAAAACTCAGCAAAAAAGAGATTCTAGAAATCCGCCAAAAGACAGCCTTTGTCTTCCAGCATTATAATCTCTTTGCCAACAAAACAGCGCTTGAAAATATCTTAGAAGGACTGGTTGTAGCTCGTAAGATTCCAAAAGAAGAAGCCATCCAACGGGCAGAATCAGCCCTTGAAAAAGTTGGTCTTCTTGCTTATAAGGATTACTATCCTTCTCAATTGTCAGGTGGCCAGCAGCAACGGATCGGAATCGCGCGTGCCATCGCAGTGAAACCAGACGTGATCTTGCTGGACGAGCCGACTTCAGCGCTAGACCCAGAGTTGGTCGGTGACGTCTTAGATGTCATGAAGCAATTGGCCCAAGAAGGAGTGACCATGGTTGTCGTAACCCATGAGATGGGCTTTGCGCGTGATGTGGCCAACCACGTCATCTTTATGGATGGCGGACACATCATCGAAGAAAACGAACCCCATGAATTCTTCAACAGTCCAAAAGAAGAGCGAACCAAACAATTCCTTTCACGGATTTTATCCGACGCCACTTATAGCGTTGAATACATGATTTAA
- a CDS encoding DUF1310 family protein — protein MTDKKQRFVLLFLLTLFLGGCSLFTDKAAERREMIQIAESTKMERAIKHLLISIDPKAFTSEGVIHSYTLIKGELEYNPMGGMNVYLVINGDKKLTIDTTVQMEDSGQFGAGSYGISAKLDDLLSKAEETGK, from the coding sequence ATGACTGATAAAAAACAACGATTTGTACTACTATTCTTACTGACTTTGTTTCTAGGAGGTTGCAGTCTTTTTACGGATAAAGCTGCTGAGAGAAGGGAAATGATTCAGATTGCAGAAAGCACGAAAATGGAGCGAGCGATAAAACACTTGTTAATCAGTATCGATCCTAAAGCTTTCACTTCAGAAGGAGTCATTCACTCCTATACCCTGATAAAAGGTGAATTGGAATACAATCCAATGGGAGGGATGAATGTCTATCTTGTGATCAATGGCGATAAAAAGTTAACGATCGATACGACTGTTCAAATGGAAGATTCAGGACAGTTCGGAGCAGGTAGTTACGGTATTTCAGCAAAATTAGATGATCTGTTAAGTAAAGCAGAAGAGACTGGAAAATAG
- a CDS encoding DUF1310 family protein: MKKSKFIVLVMILFGLSLGGCSFFNGQSAKKQEMIQIAESKKMKVAIENMLKKLDPKALTPEGKIKSYKISKDDLDYNPMGGLLVKIVINNDEKLVLSTTIQEDATTGKYEETYFGETEELSDLLDKE; the protein is encoded by the coding sequence ATGAAAAAAAGTAAATTTATTGTATTAGTTATGATACTATTTGGTTTAAGTTTGGGAGGTTGTAGCTTTTTTAATGGACAATCTGCCAAGAAACAAGAAATGATTCAAATCGCAGAGAGTAAGAAGATGAAAGTGGCGATTGAAAATATGTTGAAAAAATTAGATCCTAAAGCTCTTACTCCAGAAGGAAAAATAAAATCATATAAAATCTCTAAAGATGATTTAGATTATAATCCGATGGGAGGGCTATTAGTAAAAATAGTTATAAATAATGATGAAAAATTAGTTTTAAGCACAACTATACAAGAGGACGCTACAACAGGGAAATATGAAGAGACCTATTTTGGGGAAACAGAGGAGTTAAGTGATTTATTAGATAAGGAGTGA
- a CDS encoding lipase family protein, which translates to MANNLNFNDQQNVKAALLEYEKDVKINGKFKIGTKKDEYIGNVAHIYDNVNDNEEQVFVLTNNGQGAQQNAVPYTASDEARAQIHDVTVLMKGSETEISTQKLLHDTYTDWVKTDLPAASNILNPGGASEYATEYAKNYARDKAKDGFNNAVEAFEDAIIPTSVNLPPEATPLGRFIQKAMDNPVSNFIQEKASDAVGFFAERTAEEQVKFPALMGAAFLKKYNDENGNFPPPQFKDAAAHLKEVIRKYPNAKIDLYGHSLGSMNIQYALACLTEEEASHIGTVHLYNGPNAYSILTPEQKARIDSLKYKIYNHIDHKDLVSLGYQDSGSKESSGIVKHLKTKNLKNTGLQHMMHGYIYDKDGNLVLEKGTEAITRKEIIEERMKVYYRLKDKLQKTGGGLSSSERIYLDALQARLASDELIRVVDEGLEQAQKSKVQLDTDLEALEKVLQTVPKGFILNLAEVEEAYAQAGATRQTVVTEVRERFDNRLAAYQSLSNEFHTLNEQVNAGIELLKAKDQEIAGEMNQWEQLAY; encoded by the coding sequence ATGGCTAATAATTTAAATTTCAATGATCAACAAAATGTTAAAGCTGCTCTACTTGAATACGAAAAAGATGTCAAAATAAATGGAAAGTTTAAAATTGGGACGAAGAAAGACGAATACATTGGTAATGTTGCCCATATTTATGATAACGTAAATGACAATGAGGAGCAGGTCTTCGTTCTTACTAATAATGGCCAAGGCGCGCAACAAAATGCAGTCCCCTATACTGCTTCTGATGAAGCGCGTGCCCAAATCCATGACGTGACTGTCTTGATGAAGGGATCTGAAACTGAAATAAGTACACAAAAATTACTCCATGATACATATACGGATTGGGTAAAGACAGATTTGCCAGCAGCTTCCAATATTTTGAACCCTGGTGGTGCAAGCGAGTATGCAACAGAATATGCGAAGAATTATGCGCGAGATAAGGCTAAAGATGGTTTTAACAATGCTGTAGAAGCTTTTGAAGATGCAATTATTCCTACATCTGTTAATCTTCCACCGGAGGCCACTCCCTTAGGTAGGTTCATACAAAAAGCGATGGACAATCCTGTCAGCAATTTCATACAGGAAAAAGCATCAGATGCGGTCGGCTTTTTTGCAGAAAGAACAGCCGAAGAACAGGTTAAATTTCCTGCTTTAATGGGAGCTGCTTTTTTAAAAAAATACAATGATGAAAACGGTAATTTCCCGCCTCCGCAGTTTAAAGATGCTGCAGCTCATTTGAAAGAGGTGATCCGAAAATACCCTAATGCCAAGATCGATCTATACGGTCACTCTCTGGGGTCTATGAATATTCAGTATGCGCTTGCCTGTTTGACGGAAGAGGAAGCTTCTCATATTGGGACCGTCCATCTATACAATGGCCCTAATGCCTATTCCATCTTAACACCCGAGCAAAAAGCGCGCATAGATTCGCTGAAGTACAAAATCTATAACCACATTGACCATAAAGATTTGGTTAGCTTGGGCTATCAGGATTCTGGAAGCAAGGAATCCAGTGGGATTGTCAAGCACCTCAAAACTAAGAATTTGAAAAATACTGGCCTGCAGCACATGATGCATGGTTATATCTATGATAAGGATGGGAATTTGGTTCTTGAAAAGGGAACGGAAGCCATCACTCGCAAGGAAATCATTGAAGAGCGGATGAAGGTTTACTATCGCTTAAAGGATAAATTGCAAAAAACAGGTGGTGGACTGAGCTCAAGTGAACGGATCTATTTGGATGCTTTGCAGGCGCGCTTGGCTTCTGATGAGCTGATTCGAGTAGTGGATGAAGGGCTGGAGCAAGCTCAGAAATCTAAGGTACAACTGGATACAGATTTAGAAGCTTTGGAGAAAGTATTACAGACCGTTCCGAAAGGCTTCATTCTCAATCTTGCGGAAGTAGAAGAGGCTTATGCACAGGCTGGTGCAACAAGGCAAACAGTTGTCACTGAAGTAAGAGAAAGGTTCGACAACCGTTTGGCTGCATATCAGTCCTTATCGAATGAATTCCATACATTAAACGAGCAAGTGAATGCAGGAATTGAGCTCTTAAAAGCAAAAGATCAAGAAATAGCAGGAGAAATGAACCAGTGGGAACAACTAGCTTATTAA
- a CDS encoding type III secretion protein → MGTTSLLISSTFSKKEKKLDHLEREFQKARLELDEKRCLVERKQQLFTQMLEEEYAMAASFLQEQEVDNSCGWESLHRCIEEYDLEAREAAQVALKQIEIEEENLWQSYRKDRRQLEEEFEQDKVS, encoded by the coding sequence GTGGGAACAACTAGCTTATTAATTTCATCTACTTTTTCGAAAAAGGAAAAGAAACTGGATCACTTGGAAAGAGAGTTTCAAAAAGCGCGCTTGGAGCTAGATGAAAAGCGTTGTCTAGTGGAAAGAAAACAGCAGCTCTTCACCCAGATGCTGGAAGAAGAGTATGCGATGGCAGCTTCCTTCTTACAAGAGCAGGAAGTTGATAACAGTTGTGGATGGGAGTCCCTCCATCGCTGTATAGAAGAGTATGATCTCGAAGCTAGAGAAGCTGCACAAGTAGCCTTAAAACAGATCGAAATCGAGGAAGAAAATTTATGGCAATCCTACAGGAAAGATAGACGTCAACTGGAAGAGGAGTTTGAACAAGATAAAGTTTCATAG